The Apium graveolens cultivar Ventura chromosome 11, ASM990537v1, whole genome shotgun sequence genome has a window encoding:
- the LOC141695769 gene encoding uncharacterized protein LOC141695769, translating to MGFSEIAALSTIISSHTQTLKVGSKFYGPYQILEQIGNVAYKLELPPGTKIHHVFHVSLLKKKMGAHYVSIMQLPRMGDHGQFQVYHVTLLDRRMVKWNNTVVIQWLIQWSHSIPEDAHWEDAQSIADQYHDFNP from the coding sequence ATGGGTTTTTCTGAAATTGCAGCCTTATCGACAATTATCTCTAGCCACACGCAAACACTTAAAGTTGGATCTAAGTTTTATGGTCCTTACCAGATTTTGGAGCAAATTGGCAACGTAGCTTATAAGTTAGAGTTGCCACCTGGGACTAAAATACATCATGTATTCCATGTCAGCTTGTTAAAGAAAAAGATGGGTGCTCACTATGTTAGTATTATGCAGCTTCCAAGAATGGGCGATCATGGACAATTTCAGGTCTATCATGTTACTTTGTTGGATCGACGAATGGTAAAATGGAACAATACCGTTGTGATTCAATGGCTAATACAATGGTCGCATTCTATACCAGAGGATGCGCATTGGGAGGATGCACAATCCATTGCAGATCAATATCATGATTTTAATCCTTGA